The window AAGGCGATCGAGAGGCTCAACGAGAACCGCCAGGGCTCGATGCTCGATTTCGTCGACGATTTCTGCAAGCGCTTTCCGAAAATGGTCGACGAGTACGAGACGCTGCTCACCGACAACCGCATCTGGAAACAGCGCACCGTCGGCATCGGCGTGGTCACCCCCGAGCGCGCACTCAACCTCGGCTTCACCGGCCCGATGTTGCGCGGCTCCGGCGTCGAGTGGGACCTGCGCAAGAAGCAGCCCTACGACGTCTACGACAAGATGGAATTCGACGTACCGGTCGGCAAAACCGGCGACTGCTACGACCGCTATCTGGTACGCGTCGAGGAAATGCGCCAGGCCAACCGGATCATTCAGCAGTGCTCGGCTTGGCTGCGCACCAACCCTGGTCCCGTGATTACCGACAACCACAAGGTGGCAGCCCCGGCGCGCGAGTCGATGAAGGCGAACATGGAGGAACTGATCCACCATTTCAAGCTCTTCACCGAAGGTTTTCACGTGCCTGAAGGCGAGGCTTATGCGGCCGTCGAGCACCCCAAGGGCGAGTTCGGCATCTATCTCGTGAGCGATGGCGCCAACAAGCCGTACCGACTGAAGATCCGTGCGCCCGGCTTCCCGCACCTGGCGGCTCTCGACGAAATGTCGCGCGGCCACATGATCGCCGACGCGGTCGCGGTGATCGGCACCATGGACATCGTTTTCGGCGAAATCGACAGGTGAGCGAACGAATGACTTCCGACACCACCCACAGCACGCAGGCGCCGCTGTCCGACGCCACCTTGGCGCTTTTCGCGCGGGAGGTCGCCAAGTACCCGGCTTCAGGCAAGCAGTCGGCCGTGATGGCCTTGCTCACGATCGTGCAAAAGGAAGAGGGCTACGTCAGCATGCAGCGCGAGCGCGAGATCGCGGCGTACCTCGGCATGGCGCCGATCGCAGTGCACGAGGTCACGACCTTCTACAACATGTACAACCAGCAGCCGGTGGGCAAGTTCAAGCTCAACGTCTGCACCAATCTGCCGTGCCAGCTGCGCGACGGGGCGGTCGCGCTGGCACACCTCGAGAAGAAGCTGGGCATCAAGATGGGCGAGACGACCGCCGACGGCATGTTCACCCTGCAGCAGAGCGAGTGCCTGGGTGCCTGCGCCGATTCGCCGGTGATGCTGGTCAACGACCGCACCATGTGCAGTTTCATGAGCAATGAAAAGCTCGACCAGCTGGTCGACGGCCTGCGCGGCGCCAAGGCGGAGGGTGCGCAATGATGACGCCCGAGCAAGTGCTGTCGCAGTTCCAGGCCACCGGCGTCCAGACCTGCTTTCACGATCGCCATATCGCGCCCCAGATCTATGCCGGCCTCGACGGCACGAACTGGCGCCTGGCCGACTACGAAGCGCGCGGCGGCTACAAGGCCCTGCGCAAGATCCTCACCGAGGGCCTCACGCCCGAGCAGGTGATCGCCGAGGTCAAGGCTTCGGGCCTGCGCGGCCGTGGTGGTGCGGGCTTCCCGACCGGTCTGAAGTGGAGCTTCATGCCCCGCCAGTTCCCCGGACAGAAGTACCTGGTGTGCAACTCGGACGAGGGCGAGCCCGGCACTTGCAAAGACCGCGACATCCTGCAGTTCAACCCGCACATCGTGATCGAGGGCATGGCCATCGCGGCCTACGCGATGGGCATCAGCGTGGGCTACAACTACATTCACGGCGAGATCTTCCAGACCTACGAGCGCTTTGAAGAAGCCCTCGAAGAGGCGAGGGCTGCCGGCTTCCTGGGCGACAACATCCTGGGCAGCAGCTTCAGTTTTCAGCTGCATGCGTCGCACGGCTTCGGCGCCTACATCTGCGGCGAAGAAACCGCGCTGCTGGAATCGCTTGAAGGCAAGAAAGGCCAGCCGCGGTTCAAGCCCCCGTTCCCGGCCAGCTTCGGTCTTTACGGCAAGCCGACCACCATCAACAACACCGAGACCTTCGCTGCGGTGCCGTGGATCATCGTGAACGGCGGCCCTGCGTATCTGGAGTGCGGCAAGCCCAATAACGGCGGTACCAAGATCTTCTCCGTCAGTGGTGACGTCGAACTGCCCGGCAACTACGAAGTGCCGATGGGCACACCTTTCGCGAAACTGCTCGAGCTCGCGGGCGGCGTGCGAAAGGGTCGCCAGCTCAAGGCAGTGATCCCTGGGGGGTCTTCGGCGCCGGTGCTACCGGCCTCGATCATGATGGAGTGCACGATGGACTACGACTCCATCGCCAAGGCTGGCTCCATGCTGGGCTCCGGCGCGGTGATCGTGATGGACGACAGCCGCTCCATGGTCGAGTCGCTCAAGCGGCTTTCGTACTTCTACATGCATGAGTCCTGCGGTCAGTGCACCCCCTGCCGCGAAGGCACGGGCTGGCTCTGGCGCGTGGTGGACCGCATCCACAACGGTCACGGCAAGCCCAGCGACATGGACCTGCTGAACTCGGTTGCCGACAACATCCAGGGGCGCACCATCTGTGCGTTGGGCGATGCCGCCGCAATGCCCGTGCGCGCCATGATCAAGCATTTCCGGCACGAGTTCGAAGCCTTGATTCC is drawn from Variovorax sp. PBS-H4 and contains these coding sequences:
- a CDS encoding NADH-quinone oxidoreductase subunit D; this encodes MADIKNYTLNFGPQHPAAHGVLRLVLELDGEVIQRADPHIGLLHRATEKLAETRTYIQSLPYMDRLDYVSMMCNEHAYCLAIERMLGLEVPLRAQYIRVMFAEITRLLNHLLWLGAHGLDCGAMNMLIYCFREREDLFDLYEAVSGARMHAAYFRPGGVYRDLPDAMPQYKVSKIKNAKAIERLNENRQGSMLDFVDDFCKRFPKMVDEYETLLTDNRIWKQRTVGIGVVTPERALNLGFTGPMLRGSGVEWDLRKKQPYDVYDKMEFDVPVGKTGDCYDRYLVRVEEMRQANRIIQQCSAWLRTNPGPVITDNHKVAAPARESMKANMEELIHHFKLFTEGFHVPEGEAYAAVEHPKGEFGIYLVSDGANKPYRLKIRAPGFPHLAALDEMSRGHMIADAVAVIGTMDIVFGEIDR
- a CDS encoding NADH-quinone oxidoreductase subunit NuoE family protein, whose amino-acid sequence is MTSDTTHSTQAPLSDATLALFAREVAKYPASGKQSAVMALLTIVQKEEGYVSMQREREIAAYLGMAPIAVHEVTTFYNMYNQQPVGKFKLNVCTNLPCQLRDGAVALAHLEKKLGIKMGETTADGMFTLQQSECLGACADSPVMLVNDRTMCSFMSNEKLDQLVDGLRGAKAEGAQ
- the nuoF gene encoding NADH-quinone oxidoreductase subunit NuoF, whose product is MMTPEQVLSQFQATGVQTCFHDRHIAPQIYAGLDGTNWRLADYEARGGYKALRKILTEGLTPEQVIAEVKASGLRGRGGAGFPTGLKWSFMPRQFPGQKYLVCNSDEGEPGTCKDRDILQFNPHIVIEGMAIAAYAMGISVGYNYIHGEIFQTYERFEEALEEARAAGFLGDNILGSSFSFQLHASHGFGAYICGEETALLESLEGKKGQPRFKPPFPASFGLYGKPTTINNTETFAAVPWIIVNGGPAYLECGKPNNGGTKIFSVSGDVELPGNYEVPMGTPFAKLLELAGGVRKGRQLKAVIPGGSSAPVLPASIMMECTMDYDSIAKAGSMLGSGAVIVMDDSRSMVESLKRLSYFYMHESCGQCTPCREGTGWLWRVVDRIHNGHGKPSDMDLLNSVADNIQGRTICALGDAAAMPVRAMIKHFRHEFEALIPGYVPPAPVKA